TTCCGGTTTTTAGCCTGGAAATATTAAATTTATCGGCTACCGCAGTACAATAAACCTCACCTTGACTCTTAATATCAGGAATGATATAAAATAGGGTATCATTTTTACTCACATAAGTTTTGCTTCTGAATTCGATCTTATTAGGCAGGTAATAACCCGCCTCTTGTGCATAAACTGAGGTTTCTTTTTGCGCAGATAAATCATAAATGGTAAATAGGAAAGCATTTGGCGTAATCGCATCGTTCATATCAAATACATCTTTTTTGATAATACCATTAAATGGGCTGATTACGGGAATAATTTTATGTTGTGTATGAAATTGAGCATTGAAAGATATACTGTCCTGATAAGGGATCATGAGTGCGGAAACCGCAATCAGGAGCAGTGAAACGCATGTTACCACTACATCCCAGTTGAAAAACCATTTCCATGGTTTAATAGCAATATTATTATCTGTATCTTTCAGTTTCATCAATTTGCTGTTTCGGTTAAGCCAGCCAGAAGATAAAACAAGCCAGGGAGCTAGACCTCACCTGACTTGTTCTTTTCATAGGTAGAAAAGTTATATTTCACTCAAATTATTAATATAGTCTGGTATCCTGAAATAATTTGGGTTAAACCATGTATTGGAGAGGTGAAAGTAATTTTTAAGAGGGTTAAAAAAATATTAAATCAATTACTGAATTAGAAGTTTATATGGTACATTCATTTTCTGAATACTACCTGTGATTAATTTAAATTAACCGATGAAT
The sequence above is drawn from the Pedobacter cryoconitis genome and encodes:
- a CDS encoding HlyD family secretion protein, which produces MKLKDTDNNIAIKPWKWFFNWDVVVTCVSLLLIAVSALMIPYQDSISFNAQFHTQHKIIPVISPFNGIIKKDVFDMNDAITPNAFLFTIYDLSAQKETSVYAQEAGYYLPNKIEFRSKTYVSKNDTLFYIIPDIKSQGEVYCTAVADKFNISRLKTGSKVIISVARDEEIFSIPGTISFISEIPDGSGKYPFQISLENKDVQHLSEKGVFYLDKQGKAQVNFETQKLAYKLLSFL